In one Scomber japonicus isolate fScoJap1 chromosome 6, fScoJap1.pri, whole genome shotgun sequence genomic region, the following are encoded:
- the LOC128360886 gene encoding EH domain-containing protein 2-like yields MSIRRLRRTPKTPGDVNMVTEELRNLYYKRLLPIEKYYSFHQFHSPSYEDADFDNKPMVLVIGQYSTGKTTFIRYLIEQDFPGSRVGPEPTTDCFTAVMHGEVEEIIPGNALSVDPKKPFRNLDPFGNGFLNRFQCVQTPNKVLESISIIDTPGILTAAKRKLSRGYDFPAVLRWFAERVDRIILLFDAHKLEFSDELTRAFGALCGYEDKLRVVLNKADRVDSQQLMRVYGALMWSLGKVFRTPEILRVYIGSFWSEPRQVCDHYELIELEEEDLLADIRNLPRNAAVRKLNDLVKRARLVRAHAHIISYLKQEMPTIFCKESKKHNLIYQLPVIFTKIQQQHRVPAGDFPDCTRMQERLLGQDFSKFKTLKPSLMASLDKLLSNDIANLVPLLQQQELRKKSLHGVMDGEFLGTFRPEHYKRHPFKELKDDDSNGIDSNEWVVERYKPKYDEIFYNLSPNEGKLNGTKVKEWMTTLLLPNSVLAHIWRLSDIDGDGMLDNEEFALAVYLIEAKLEGHWLPRELPSHLVPPSKRPCTASDEE; encoded by the exons ATGTCCATCCGGAGGCTTAGGAGAACCCCTAAAACACCTGGGGATGTCAATATGGTGACAGAAGAGTTGAGGAATCTTTATTACAAGAGGCTGCTGCCGATAGAGAAATACTATTCTTTTCATCAGTTCCACTCTCCGAGCTATGAGGATGCAGACTTTGATAACAAACCAATGGTGCTGGTGATAGGTCAGTACTCAACAGGAAAGACAACTTTTATCAG GTATCTAATAGAACAAGATTTTCCTGGTAGCAGAGTTGGGCCAGAGCCAACCACTGACTGCTTCACTGCTGTCATGCATGGAGAAGTGGAAGAAATCATCCCTGGTAATGCTCTTTCAGTGGATCCAAAAAAGCCGTTTCGCAACCTTGACCCTTTTGGAAATGGCTTTCTGAACAG GTTTCAATGTGTTCAGACACCAAACAAGGTCCTTGAGAGTATCAGCATTATCGACACACCAGGCATCTTGACTGCAGCCAAGAGAAAACTAAGCCGAG GCTATGACTTCCCAGCAGTGCTGCGCTGGTTTGCAGAGCGTGTGGATCGAATCATCCTGCTGTTTGATGCACATAAACTGGAGTTCTCTGATGAGCTCACACGGGCCTTTGGGGCTCTGTGCGGCTACGAGGACAAGTTGCGTGTAGTTCTTAACAAAGCTGACAGGGTGGACTCTCAGCAGCTCATGAGAGTGTACGGTGCCCTCATGTGGTCACTGGGGAAAGTGTTTCGAACCCCTGAGATCTTGCGGGTTTACATTGGATCTTTCTGGTCAGAGCCTAGGCAGGTGTGTGACCACTACGAGCTGAtagagctggaggaggaggatctcTTGGCTGACATAAGGAACCTTCCACGCAATGCTGCAGTGCGAAAACTGAACGACTTGGTGAAGAGGGCACGCTTAGTGAGG GCTCATGCACACATTATTAGCTACCTGAAGCAGGAGATGCCAACCATTTTTTGCAAAGAAAGCAAAAAGCACAATCTCATCTACCAGCTTCCTGTAATTTTCACCAAGATCCAGCAACAGCACAGAGTCCCAGCTGGGGACTTCCCTGACTGCACCAGGATGCAG gaacGACTTTTGGGTCAAGATTTCTCAAAATTCAAGACATTAAAACCAAGTCTGATGGCTTCTTTGGACAAACTCCTGAGCAATGACATAGCAAACCTGGTGCCCTTACTCCAACAACAAGAACTGAGGAAGAAATCACTTCATGGGGTGATGGATGGTGAATTTCTGGGAACATTCAGGCCTGAGCATTACAAGAGACATCCCTTCAAGGAACTCAAAGATGATGACAGCAATGGAATAGATTCCAATGAGTGGGTTGTGGAAAGGTACAAGCCAAAATATGATGAGATTTTCTACAACCTCAGTCCAAACGAGGGCAAACTGAATGGCACCAAAGTCAAGGAGTGGATGACAACCCTCCTTCTGCCCAACTCTGTGCTTGCTCATATCTGGAGGCTGTCTGACATAGATGGTGATGGCATGCTAGACAATGAGGAGTTTGCTTTGGCCGTCTACCTTATTGAGGCAAAACTGGAGGGACACTGGCTTCCCCGAGAGCTTCCTTCTCATCTGGTGCCACCGTCAAAACGGCCGTGTACAGCCAGCGATGAAGAGTAA